A single Aspergillus chevalieri M1 DNA, chromosome 3, nearly complete sequence DNA region contains:
- the SEC63 gene encoding J domain-containing protein (COG:O;~EggNog:ENOG410PFF7;~InterPro:IPR014756,IPR004179,IPR001623,IPR036869, IPR035892,IPR027137;~PFAM:PF00226,PF02889;~TransMembrane:3 (o12-34i73-94o203-225i);~go_process: GO:0031204 - posttranslational protein targeting to membrane, translocation [Evidence IEA]) — protein MSTDYTYDEQGQFFPFFILTLTGLVTLPLTYNLLKPTKNLENTAPRIKSDFTPEHADLIEAQKRKRLRKEYRVKRIITVILGYAVMAWMVYLIIVTARSTPKIWDPYDILGISRSANEKAISRHYKRLSLIYHPDKIRPDPSKNETIETLNERFVELTKAYKALTDEEIRNNYIQYGHPDGKQSFSIGIALPKLIVTEGYGKYVLLVYGGLLGVLLPYIVGKWWYGSQRYTKERVLVASAGNMFREYKDDITDGGIVNALSSGAEFTETLKGSRADAGLGKLEKLVLAEGSTFLSSQDREAIKQMDESSRRKALALLWAYLGRVDLEDASLNGEKYEVAPIALSLNESFRAIALAFGNLRPMLSAFRTSQHLIQAIAPGASPLLQLPHFTDDVVKSVEGTDANDHLTVQKFMDLSEEKRRSLTVGTGLLSQQQYDTAIQVAKQLPVLEVSRAFFKVMGEKFITPSSLVQLVVKGRFVPPGHANVPEVNPEDLEDVDPDEDDLDALMGRKPAKNKANGGKTDKLEPVQPPLAHAPYFARDHSPRWHIFLADSKQGKMAVPPFTFTTFDKPIVDEAGNPTFDMQTLKMQFQAPPGVGAFTFVMHMTCDSYIGLDMKQEITLHVEDPAKAAALGEEDDISEPDEDSIAGQMQALKTGQPPKKARKPSDSSEEDESDTDGDAGGDTSDTNTETDVDD, from the exons ATGTCGACAGACTACACTTATGACGAGCAG GGTCAATTCTTCCCGTTCTTCATCCTGACCCTCACCGGCCTCGTCACTCTTCCTCTCACATACAACCTCCTCAAACCCACCAAGA ACCTCGAAAACACCGCACCACGGATAAAGTCGGATTTCACCCCTGAACATGCCGATCTCATCGAGGCCCAGAAGCGCAAACGCCTGCGCAAGGAATACCGGGTGAAGCGTATCATCACCGTGATCCTCGGGTATGCGGTGATGGCATGGATGGTTTACTTAATCATCGTTACTGCCAGATCGACTCCCAAGATTTGGGATCCATATGACATTTTGGGTATTTCAAGG AGTGCCAACGAAAAAGCAATTTCGAGACACTACAAGCGTCTTTCTCTCATCTACCACCCTGACAAGATCCGACCTGATCCCTCCAAGAACGAGACCATCGAAACGCTTAACGAGCGATTCGTCGAGTTGACCAAAGCTTACAAGGCGCTGACCGATGAAGAAATCCGTAACAACTACATTCAGTACGGACACCCGGACGGCAAGCAGAGCTTCAGCATTGGTATTGCTCTTCCGAAGCTTATTGTCACCGAGGGATACGGAAAGTATGTTCTGCTGGTTTACGGAGGTCTGCTTGGTGTGCTTCTGCCGTACATCGTTGGAAAATGGTGGTATGGTTCTCAGCGGTACACCAAGGAGCGCGTTCTCGTCGCCAGTGCGGGCAACATGTTCCGGGAATACAAGGATGATATCACCGATGGCGGCATTGTGAACGCGTTATCTTCGGGAGCAGAATTCACTGAGACGCTCAAGGGATCTCGGGCAGATGCTGGCCTTGGGAAGCTTGAGAAATTGGTTTTGGCTGAAGGTTCTACGTTCCTCTCCTCTCAGGACCGGGAAGCTATCAAGCAGATGGATGAGTCTAGCCGAAGAAAGGCGCTCGCTTTGTTGTGGGCGTACTTGGGCCGTGTCGACTTGGAAGATGCCTCTCTTAACGGTG AAAAATACGAAGTCGCCCCTATTGCGCTGTCTCTGAATGAATCATTCCGCGCCATCGCACTCGCTTTCGGCAACCTTCGTCCTATGTTGAGCGCTTTCCGCACCTCGCAACATCTAATCCAGGCCATTGCTCCAGGCGCATCGCCGCTTTTGCAACTTCCTCACTTTACTGATGATGTTGTGAAGTCTGTCGAAGGAACTGACGCCAACGACCATCTCACTGTTCAGAAGTTCATGGACCTCAGCGAGGAGAAGCGGCGCAGTCTCACAGTTGGCACTGGTCTTTTGTCGCAACAGCAGTATGATACCGCGATCCAGGTCGCCAagcaactccctgttcttgAAGTCTCCAGGGCCTTCTTCAAGGTTATGGGCGAGAAGTTTATCACCCCCAGCAGCTTGGTGCAGCTGGTTGTCAAGGGACGATTTGTCCCCCCTGGCCACGCAAACGTTCCCGAAGTTAATCCCGAAGATCTTGAGGACGTCGACCCGGACGAGGACGATCTCGACGCTCTTATGGGCCGGAAACCCGCCAAGAACAAGGCCAACGGAGGAAAAACCGACAAGCTCGAGCCTGTGCAGCCCCCCCTGGCTCACGCGCCGTACTTCGCCCGCGATCACTCGCCCCGGTGGCACATCTTCCTGGCTGATTCCAAGCAAGGCAAGATGGCCGTGCCTCCTTTCACCTTCACTACTTTTGATAAGCCGATCGTCGATGAGGCCGGCAACCCGACTTTCGACATGCAAACTCTGAAGATGCAGTTCCAGGCACCTCCTGGGGTTGGAGCGTTCACTTTTGTGATGCACATGACCTGCGATAGCTACATCGGCCTTGACATGAAGCAGGAGATCACACTGCATGTCGAGGACCCGGCTAAGGCTGCTGCTcttggggaggaggatgacaTTAGTGAACCGGATGAGG ACTCGATTGCCGGACAGATGCAGGCTTTGAAGACAGGCCAGCCACCCAAGAAGGCGAGGAAGCCGTCTGACTCTAGCGAAGAGGACGAGAGTGATACCGACGGGGATGCGGGTGGTGATACCAGCGATACCAACACCGAGACTGATGTGGATGATTGA
- a CDS encoding putative allantoate permease of the major facilitator superfamily (COG:G;~EggNog:ENOG410QDHX;~InterPro:IPR011701,IPR036259;~PFAM:PF07690;~TransMembrane:7 (o70-89i110-128o140-158i200-218o238-258i429-450o462-483i);~go_function: GO:0022857 - transmembrane transporter activity [Evidence IEA];~go_process: GO:0055085 - transmembrane transport [Evidence IEA]) — MSKSAQDSPSPAIAETHASKGPEPSRTPTITTTPINLKDADDTTTFYNTHKPLTNPLPPAEESRLVHKNLLYLLGQTWWISFLIHLDRATLSSASTMGIFRDVKMTKNEYNRLFIVFYVGYLVALWPGAWVSQRIGHKRFITGSLFCWALLVGVHPAVRTGREMMAVRFLLGLTESQIVPSTAILHQAFFPPKKSPWVQLLWWTAGSLANVMLTMVAYKLIKDDNAGTLIGGIASWKWLHIICAIVTFAIFLPLVFFLPNTPVEAKWLSTEEKVHTIEMIRRTRAGIVNSTWKWDQVKECFLDIKSWLFIFHMFFNELPNNTSAQTPLILVGFGFTPAQSALFNIAKPLWGMVLILLSATLLYATNLGTGYTCALSYIPCLVGGIIELSSPWSNKVALVVGTQISSFKPSYLLGLNWAGTTTTGHTKKLCLMSSCIVAAAVANMISPEFWQSKYSPRYVLPWSFMTAFWFISPMMCLIIRFYLNHQNKLREKALWLGEQGQEQGSESEEDSRGGFLGDMTDRENPRFVYPL; from the exons ATGTCCAAATCCGCCCAAGACAGCCCCTCCCCGGCCATCGCCGAAACACATGCCTCCAAAGGCCCCGAACCCTCACGAACCCCAACCATAACAACAACCCCCATCAACCTCAAAGACGCCGACGACACAACTACCTTCTACAACACCCACAAACCCCTCACAAACCCCCTCCCACCCGCAGAGGAATCCCGCCTCGTCCACAAAAACCTGCTCTACCTTCTCGGTCAAACATGGTGGATATCGTTCCTCATCCATCTCGACCGCGCCACGCTCTCATCCGCGAGTACGATGGGCATATTCAGAGACGTGAAAATGACCAAGAACGAGTATAATAGGCTGTTTATCGTGTTTTATGTCGGGTACTTGGTGGCATTGTGGCCCGGGGCGTGGGTGTCGCAGAGGATCGGGCATAAGAGGTTTATCACGGGGTCGTTGTTTTGCTGGGCGTTGTTGGTTGGGGTGCATCCGGCTGTGAGGACAgggagggagatgatggctGTGCGGTTTTTGCTGGGATTG ACGGAATCGCAGATTGTGCCATCGACGGCGATCCTGCATCAAGCGTTCTTTCCGCCGAAGAAATCGCCCTGGGTTCAGTTGTTGTGGTGGACGGCTGGGTCTCTTGCTAATGTCATGCTGACTATGGTCGCTTACAAGCTGATTAAAGATGATAATGCGGGAACGCTAATTGGGGGCATTGCATCGTGGAAATGGCTGCATATAATCTGCGCAATTGTGACATTCGCTATATTCCTGCCTTTGGTATTCTTCTTGCCAAATACGCCCGTTGAGGCGAAATGGCTGTCGACGGAGGAGAAAGTGCATACGATAGAGATGATCCGGAGAACAAGAGCAGGGATCGTGAATTCGACATGGAAATGGGACCAGGTCAAGGAGTGCTTTTTGGACATCAAGAGTTGGTTGTTCAT CTTCcacatgttcttcaacgaactCCCCAACAACACCTCCGCCCAAACCCCCCTAATCCTCGTCGGCTTCGGCTTTACCCCCGCCCAAAGCGCCCTCTTCAACATCGCAAAGCCCCTCTGGGGCATGGTCCTAATCCTCCTCTCCGCAACCCTCCTCTACGCCACGAATCTCGGCACAGGATACACCTGCGCTCTATCATACATCCCCTGCTTAGTCGGGGGAATCATCGAGCTTTCTTCCCCGTGGTCGAATAAAGTAGCCCTAGTAGTCGGGACACAGATCTCGTCATTTAAACCGTCGTATCTGCTGGGATTGAATTGGGCGgggacgacgacgacgggTCATACGAAGAAACTGTGTCTTATGTCGTCGTGTATTGTTGCAGCGGCGGTTGCGAATATGATTTCACCGGA ATTCTGGCAATCAAAATACAGCCCCCGCTACGTCCTCCCGTGGTCCTTCATGACGGCCTTCTGGTTCATATCGCCCATGATGTGTCTAATCATCCGGTTTTACTTGaaccaccaaaacaaacTCCGGGAAAAGGCCCTTTGGCTGGGGGAACAGGGGCAAGAGCAGGGGAGTGAGAGTGAGGAGGACAGCAGGGGAGGATTTTTAGGGGATATGACGGATAGGGAGAATCCGAGGTTTGTTTATCCGCTTTAG
- a CDS encoding Zn(II)2Cys6 transcription factor domain-containing protein (COG:K;~EggNog:ENOG410PXAE;~InterPro:IPR036864,IPR001138;~PFAM:PF00172;~go_function: GO:0000981 - DNA-binding transcription factor activity, RNA polymerase II-specific [Evidence IEA];~go_function: GO:0008270 - zinc ion binding [Evidence IEA];~go_process: GO:0006355 - regulation of transcription, DNA-templated [Evidence IEA]), translating into MPRQPKLRPKTNIPGLPENLYNLTAVTQLSELECQQEMEEKPQRVFRVKRKHVLKACDRCRIKKTKCDGKQPCNRCAAYNHPCLFRERKATQTRVYSKGYVELLESSLSMSVKGLQSLHRICVDNNCFPGEPLQTTADGHPLTHDILDRMGLIKQAEESPEDPSEEFEDLQYLRYLSSNSTDGATTDPSPEPATPPQPPSSICSPVESLHKPFKWEVDMLPTTQAEPQQPQQQNYQYSGYSGAGFHAPQHQQQAQSGLIMPRLSLDTTVSLGNDIPSCTSTCTSATLPSAATSHHDAPLASPYIYYAEDPNTRIHPPMMLPTGLDANPHSQPRPHSQTATAGLPIDILNAYQQHLSSLQEQQQQQQPMYAALATGWTFPLDR; encoded by the exons ATGCCCCGACAACCAAAGCTCCGTCCCAAGACGAACATCCCCGGTCTACCAGAGAATCTGTATAATCTCACTGCGGTAACACAGCTCTCAGAGCTGGAATGTCAGCAGGAAATGGAGGAAAAGCCACAGCGCGTGTTCCGGGTCAAGCGCAAGCATGTCCTGAAGGCTTGTGATCGGTGCAGGATCAAGAAGACCAAG TGCGATGGAAAGCAGCCCTGTAACCGCTGCGCCGCGTATAATCATCCGTGTCTATTCCGCGAGAGAAAGGCTACCCAGACGAGAGTATACTCGAAGGG CTACGTCGAACTCCTCGAGTCCAGCCTATCCATGTCTGTCAAAGGCCTCCAAAGCCTCCACAGAATCTGCGTCGACAATAACTGTTTCCCCGGCGAACCCCTACAAACGACCGCCGACGGCCACCCGCTAACTCACGACATCCTCGATCGAATGGGCCTCATCAAACAAGCCGAAGAAAGTCCCGAGGACCCGAGCGAGGAGTTCGAGGATTTGCAGTATCTACGGTACCTCTCGAGCAACTCGACCGATGGCGCGACGACCGATCCGTCCCCGGAGCCTGCGACGCCCCCTCAGCCGCCGTCGAGCATCTGCAGCCCTGTCGAGTCTCTGCACAAGCCGTTCAAGTGGGAGGTCGACATGCTCCCGACTACCCAGGCGGagccgcagcagccgcagcagcagaacTATCAGTACTCCGGATACTCGGGTGCAGGCTTCCACGCTccacaacaccaacaacaagcaCAATCGGGCCTGATAATGCCGCGTCTCTCCCTAGACACAACGGTAAGCTTGGGCAATGACATCCCCTCGTGCACAAGCACCTGCACAAGCGCCACGCTCCCCTCCGCAGCAACCAGTCACCACGACGCCCCTCTTGCGTCTCCGTACATATACTACGCGGAAGACCCGAACACGCGCATCCATCCCCCGATGATGCTGCCCACGGGACTAGATGCCAACCCTCACTCTCAGCCTCGGCCTCACTCTCAGACGGCGACAGCTGGTCTGCCGATTGACATTCTGAATGCGTATCAGCAGCATCTTTCTTCTTTacaggagcagcagcagcagcagcagccgatGTATGCTGCTCTTGCGACGGGCTGGACGTTCCCGTTGGATAGGTAG